In Pseudoclavibacter sp. Marseille-Q3772, the sequence CGTCAATGTGTATGACCAGGCCGCGACGGCGCGCTCGTTCGCCGAGGAGTTCGGAGTCACCTATCCGAGCATTCTTGATGTAGAGGATGCGTCGGTTCGGCTCGCGTTCAGCGATAACGTGCCGCCACAGGCGATCCCTTCGACCCTGGTGTTGGACCGGGAGGGCCGTGTGGCGGCCCTCATCCGCGGGGTTGCTGATCGATCGGTACTCAGCACCATGATCGACGACGTGCTGGCCGAGTGATTTCCACGTGAATCCCGGTGAGATCGTCTACTCGGGGCAGCTGCTGGTAGCGCTGCCCCTGGCGGTATTGGCCGGGTTCGTATCCTTCGCATCCCCCTGCGTGCTACCGGTGATTCCCGGGTATTTGGGACTGCTTGGAGCAGTGTCAGACCAGGCCCCGAGTGCGCAACCGACCGCATCCGCGACCGAACCGCCAAAACGCTCTGGACGAGTTGGCTTAGGTGCGGTGTTATTCGTCCTCGGCTTCTCGGTGATCTATGTGCTCACCGGCGCAGCCTTCGGGCAATTGGGGCTGTGGTTCTTGCGCTACCAGCACGTTATTACGCCGATTCTCGGTGCCGTGGTGATCGCCATGGGCCTCATCTTCATTGGGGTTTCCGGTCCGTGGCAGCGCACGATCAAACTCTCGAAAACACCGACCGGGCTCGTGGGCGCACCGCTACTGGGCGCGATCTTCGCGCTCGGCTGGGCGCCGTGCCTCGGGCCAACACTGGTGGCTATTCAGAGCCTCTCCTTTGACGGTGCTTCGGCGGCACGGGGCGCACTATTGGCGTTTGCGTACTGCCTCGGCCTGGGGCTTCCGTTTGTGCTGGCCGCCGTATTCTGGGATCGTGCCACGCGCTGGATTGGCTGGCTGAAACGGCACCTGCGCACGATTAACCTCATTGGTGGCGGCATGCTCATCGTGATCGGTGTGCTCATGGTTACCGGAGTTTGGCAACACTTTATCTCTATGGTCGGCTCGTGGCTGCCCGGCTATGTGGCTCCGCTGTAGGCAAGGTGAATAATTGAGCTCTTCTCATTCAATTTCCCCCCGTCGTATCCGCAGTGTGGTATCGATGCTGCGCAGCCTGTGGTCGGGGCTCACCAGCATGCGCACGGCGATCATCCTGCTGTTGTTGTTGGCGGTTGCAGCCGTACCCGGTTCGCTCTTCCCGCAGCGGTCCAGTGACCCAAACGGTGTCACGCAGTACTTCGATAAGAACCCGGATGTGGCTCCGATGTTCGACAGCTGGGGCATGTTCGATGTGTACACCTCGTGGTGGTTCTCGGCGATCTACCTGCTGCTGTTCATCTCGCTCATTGGTTGCATCGTGCCGCGTACCGTCAAGCACGCACGAGCGATTCGAGGCAGACCACCGCGTACTCCCGTCCGCCTGGGGCGCTTTGACGACTACGAAACCATTCGACTGGATGAACGTTGGCGTGCTGACGCGCCGCAGATTATCGAGCGCGCACAGCAGTTGCTGAAACAGCGCCGCTATCGGGTGGAGCGCTACGACCGCGAATCGAGCTGGTCGGTATCGGCGGAACGCGGCTATCTGCGAGAAACCGGGAACCTGGTGTTCCACGCGGCGATGCTTGGCATCATCGTCGCTGTCGGTGTGTTCTCGGGATTCAATTGGCACGGCCAGCGCGTGCTCGTCGAAGGGCAAACCTATGTGAACGGGTTGGTGAGCTACTCGTCGTTCACGCCCGGGCGGTTCTTCGCTCCCGATCAGATCCCACCGTTCTCGCTTCGGCTCAATGACCTCGACGTCACCTATGAAACCGAGAATCCCAATGCGGTCGGTATCGCGACCGACTACACCGCGAACGTGACCGTCACGCATCCTGACGGCAACACCCACGAAGACACGGTGCGAGTCAACCACCCGCTGCGCGCCGAAGGGATCGACACCTACCTGCTGGCGAATGGTTATGCCCCCACCGTCACTGTCCGCGATGCTCAGGGGCGCGAGGTGTTCCGTGACCATGTTGTGTTTATCCCGCAGGACCAAAACCTGACGTCCACCGGTGTGATCAAAGTTCCGGATGGGTTAGACAAGCAGGTCGGTCTGCTCGGCTTTTTCTATCCGACAGCACACCGGCTCGATTCTGGCGCGTTGACCTCATCCAACCAATCGCTCAACGACCCGGTGCTCACGCTGAACGTCTATGCGGGAGATCTCGGGCTGGATGCGGGAGTGCCCACCTCCGTGTATCAGCTCGACACCGAACACCTCACACAGCTTGCCGGTCGCGGAACCGATGTGCCGGCGATCGAACTGCGCCCGGGGGAGACGGCCGAATTGCCGAACGGTATGGGCACGATCTCGATGGATGAGGTCGTGCCGCGCTACGCATCGTTTGATGTGCATCGCGACTACACGCGCACCCCGGTAGCGATCTTCGCGGGTTTGATGATTGCTGGTCTCCTTGTCGCCCTATTGGTGCCGCGTCGTCGACTGTGGGTGAAAGTCACCGAACGCGGCGAGGATGGCCTGCTGATTGAAATCGCCGGACTTGCCCGAGGCGAAGACCCGCAACTCCAGCGCGCTGTCGCGGGCCTCACTTCCGCAATCACCAGCGAACTCCTATCCTGGAAGGAATCCTCCGGGTCTCCGGAGCCTTCAACGAATCTGGAACCATGATCGAAACGCTCTCGAACTGGTCGAATACGCTGATGTTCGCCGCCATTGTTGTGTACGCCACGGCCTTCGTGCTGTTTACCTTCGATATTTCGCTTCGCGGCGCATCCCGCACCGCGGCTGCGCAGGTAACCTCGGCGGCCGGAGCGACCGCGCGCAAGCGAGAGCTCGTTGGCGCAGCAGCCGGCGGTGGGGTAGTGGCAGCCGAGCCTGAACACGAATCGGTTGCCGATTTCGGTATCACCAGTTCGATTCAGGGTAGCGATCGCGGGGTGTTTGCCACCCGGCCAAAGGGCGAAGTAGTAGGCAAACCCGCATCCGCAGACCGTCAGCACCGCGATGTACACGCAACGAAACTGCTGCCGTTTGCAATGGCCGCAACGTCCGCCGCATTCGTGCTCCACCTTGCGGCAACAATCCTGCACGGTATTGCTGCCGGCCGCGTGCCGTGGTCGAACATGTACGAATTCTCGATGACGGCAACGCTGATCGTGACCGCGGTGTTCCTCGGCGCTCAGCTGTGGCAGGACCTTCGATTCCTCGGGGCCTTCGTAACCGGACTGGTCACGCTCTCGCTGGGTATCGCATCCCTCGGCTTCTATGTCGAGATTGTGCCGCTGCAGCCGGCTCTGCAATCTTGGTGGCTCGTCGTCCACGTATTCGTTGCCTCGCTCTCGACGGGCCTGCTCGCGCTCGGCTGCGGTCTATCGATCCTGCAATTGCTGCAGCAGCGTCGACAGACCCGGATGCGCGCCGGAGCGGCAAGTGCCGGGCCGTTGACCGCGCTACCGGGCGCCGAGCGGCTCGAAGACCTCGCCTTCCGCATCAACGTGATGGGCTTCATTTTCTGGACCTTCACCCTCGTCGCAGGTTCGATCTGGGCGGAAGCCGCCTGGGGGCGCTACTGGGGCTGGGACACGAAGGAAGTGTGGACGCTCATTATCTGGATCGTCTACGCCGGCTACCTGCACGCACGCGCAACCCACGGCTGGCGCGGATCCCCGTCGGCGTGGCTATCCATCATCGGTTTCGGCACCGTTCTGTTTAACTTCGGTATCGTTAACGTCTTCTTCAAGGGCCTACACGCCTACTCGGGCCTGTGAGTCACTTATGCCCTGAGCCGCGGGCTACCGACAAGGTGCTCGTAGCAGTCGCGAAGGCGATCAAACCACCAGTCGCGACGGTTATCGGATGCGGCAAGCGCACGTAACTTGCCCGCATCCGGTACCGCAGGTGCCAGCGAAATCGACCCGTTCACCGGGCGCCTGGGCGCTGCGCAGACATCATCGGCGAAGAGCGCGAGCGTGCCGAGCCCAGCGGCGAACGGTTCGCCGCGAGTGGCCAGTTCGGCTGCCAACCCCGCGCCGGCCACCAGGCCCACCGACGTCTCGAGTGCGCTCGAAACGGTGGCGGTCATCCCGCTTTCGGCAACCACGCGCAATGCACTACGCACGCCACCGAGCGGTTGGACTTTCACCACAGCGTGATCGGCGGCTCCGGCGCGAGCCACCGCCAGCGGATCGCTCGCCTTGCGGATGGACTCGTCGGCGGCGATATGTATGCCAAGTGGATGCACGCGCGAGCGCAGTTGAGTGAGCTCAGGCAGAGTGCGTACCGGTTGTTCGGCATATTCGAGCTGGATCCCCGCCGCTGTGATCTCACGCAGCGCGGCGTCTGCCTCGGGAACTGTCCAGCCGCCGTTCGCGTCGATACGCACTATCGGTTCATCGAACGCATCCTTCACCGCGAGCAATCGCTCGATGTCCTCGCGCAGGGTTTGGCCTCGCTCGGCGACCTTCACCTTGACCGTGCGGCAACCGCTAAACCGACTCGCCAACTGCGGGACCGCATCCGCATCGACCGCTGGAATCGTGGCATTCACCGCCACTGTGCCCGAAGTGTGGCGGGGGAGCGTGGGGTCAAAGGCGTACTCGAGCGCGCCGGCCAGCCATGCGGCAGACTCGGCGGTTTCGTATTCGAGGAAGGGTGAAAACTCAGACCACGCCTGCGTGCCTTCGATGAGCAGCGCCTCGCGCGTCGACACACCGCGGAATCGTGTGGTCAGCGGAATCGACACCACATGGGCGCGCGCCAACACTTCGGCGCAATCGGGCAGTGGCGCATTCCGGCTGGAGGGCGATTCGCGGGTAGTCATACGCCCATTATCGGTGTGCCGAGTGGCACGGTGCAGGACGAGTCAAGCATCGCATCGAGGTGCGGTGTGGAAGCGCAATCGAATCGTGACTGGTTCGGGCATCTGCCTTGCCGGTATGATTGCAAGTTGCCGATTACGAACTTGCACGTCGTCGGTGTTGAACCACGGAAATGAGGCACCAATGGCACTGCAACAGCAGTTGACGCGACGCAACAACGCGCAGCGTGAGGTACCCCAGTACCGCCACGCGACGGTGGTCCCGCAGCCGTGGGTTGATCAGATGCTGAATCCGTTCGGCTGGCGCGTTGGCCACTGGGCAATGTTTGGTGTCATGCTCACCCTGGCAGCCGACATCATCGCCATGCTGTACCTGTTCAACTTCTTCGGTATTTCGCGGCAGTTCGAATTGCAGATGTGGCTGATCATTGCCGGCATCGTTGGGTTCTGTTCGATTACTGCGGCGCTCTACGCCATCTTCTACCGCTCCGGTCGCGGCACCGGCATTGTTGCGCTCATCCTGGGGCTCGGGATCGCCGGCCCTCCCGCATGGCTGGTGCTGAACACCGTGCTGCAGTTCATCCTCAACGGCGGTACGCTCCCCGACGCCCCGATCGACTGGTAACGCGAGCGAGCGCGGTAGCGTAGAGCCATGGGTGAAAACACGAACACGATCTCCGATGGCTTCGATCCTGACCGCTGGGTAGCGGTACCGGAGTTCGAATTCACCGACATCACCTACCACCTCGACACCACGGGCCGGATCGCGCGTATCGCAATCGATCGCCCCGAAGTGCGCAACGCGTTTCGCCCGCACACGGTCGACGAACTGCTCACCGCATTCGAATCAGTGCGCACGAACTCGGCCGTTGGCGCAGTGCTATTCACCGGTAATGGCCCGAGCCCCAAGGGCGGCGGGCACGCGTTCTGCTCCGGCGGCGACCAGCGAATTCGCGGACGCGACGGCTACCGCTACGCATCCGGAGACAACGCCGAAACCGTCGACAAAGCCCGCGCGGGCAGGCTGCACATCCTCGAACTGCAGCGCCTGATCCGTTTTATGCCCAAGGTCGTAATCGCCACGGTGAACGGCTGGGCAGCCGGCGGTGGCCACTCGCTGTATGTCGTCTGCGACCTGGCGATCGCATCGCGTCAGCACGCAAAGTTCAAGCAGACGGATGCGAATGTCGGCTCGTTCGATGCCGGATACGGGTCTGCGTACTTCGCGAAACAGGTGGGGCAGAAAAATGCCCGAGAAGTGTTCTTCCTCGCCGAGGAGTACGACGCGCAGCGTGCCTATGAAATGGGTGCCATCAACCGCGTCGTTGACCACGACCAGCTCGAAGCAGAAGCGATCAAGATGGCCGAAACCATCCTGACCAAGTCGCCCACGGCCATCCGCATGCTGAAATACGCAATGAATGCCGTCGATGACGGACTCGTCGGCCAGCAAATCTTCGCCGGTGAAGCCACGCGATTGGCGTACATGACCGATGAGGCGGTCGAGGGGCGCGACTCGTTCCTGCAAAAGCGCGACGCTGACTGGTCGTCGTTCCCCTGGTATTTCTAGCCGTCGAGGCACCCCGTGACCGCTCGCACACTCCGCGCCATCGCCGCCCGCGACCTCGAACGAGAACTGCCGGCCGCGCTCGCCGACCGCGGCCCCGCACTGCTGCCGGTGCCGGAGACCGTAACTCCGCATGACCACCCCTGCCACGGGATGACCGTGCCCGAGCGCACTGCACTTGTCATCGAAACGAGCGGTTCGATGGCCAAACCCAAACGGGTGATGCTCAGCGCCGATGCGCTACTCGCTGGCGCGGCAGCAACCGCCGAACACTTCGGCGTCGCAAACGGTGAGCAATGCCAGTGGCTGCTCGCGCTACCGGAACACTACATCGCCGGTGCGCAGGTCACCGTGCGGGCGCTCGCCGCAGGTAGCTCGCCGATCCGATACACCGGCGAGCGGTTCGACGCCGAGGCGTTCTGTCAGGATGCGGGCAGGATGCGCGCAGCGAACCGTTTTGTCTCGCTCGTCCCGGCCCAGCTTGACACCCTACTCACCGCATCCGATACCGACCGGCTTGACGCGGTGATGCGGGCCTTCACCGCGATTCTTGTTGGTGGGCAGGCGATCCCTTCCGCACTGCGTGCCGCCGCTGCGGAACGAAACTGGCCGCTGGTTGCGACCTACGGGGCGAGCGAAACAGCCGGCGGCATCGCCTATGACGCGAAGCCGCTGCCGGGGGTGCGGGTGCGTGCGGTTGATGGGGAGCTGCAGATCGCATCACCGACACTCGCCGACGGGTACCTCGCAGATGCCGTACGCACCGCGGACCGATTCATCACCGAGTGCGGCGTCCGCTGGTACCGCACCGGCGACGCTGGACGGGTCAACCCGGACGGGACGATCTCGGTACACGGCAGACTCGACAACGTCGTAATTTCCGGCGGCGTGAAGGTCAACCTCGATGAGGTTGAACGTGCGGTTGCCGATGCGGCACAGTGCGAAGTCGTTGCGGTTGCTGTGGAGGATGCGCGCTGGGGGCAGCGGGTCGGGATCCTCGCGCGCGTTGCCGCTGATGGCGACTTGCCTCGCCGGGTCGAGACACCACAGCCAGTGCGCATAGCGCTCGCGCCGTTCGGGCCCGCAGCGCTCCCGGTGGTATGGGCGGAACACGACACCATCCCGCGACTGGCCAGCGGAAAACCCGACCGTACCCGCATCCGGAACCTTGTTGCCCGCATCCACAACACCGCCGGAGAGTGTGCGACCGATACCGCGCCGGCCTAGAATCGGGCCGTGTCTTCCTCCAAACAACGCCGCAACCCATCCCAACAACCCAAACGCCATCGTGCCAGCGCACAGCCGCAGCGCACGGCAACGGTTGGTGACTGGGTTGAGGGCGCTCGGCTGCGCACTCTGCCGCTGGCAGTTGTTCCCGTGGTGCTGGGGTTCGCGACCGCAACGACGGTGACGCCGGGCGAATACCACTGGGTGAGGGCCCTCGCCGCGCTCGTGGTCGCACTGTGTCTGCAGATCGGCGTGAACTTCGCGAATGACTATTCGGATGGGGTTCGCGGCACGGACGATGTGCGCGTCGGGCCGGCACGGTTGACCGGGTCGGGACTGGCGAAACCGAGCACCGTGCGCAATGTGGCGTTCGCGTTCTTCGCGCTTGCTGCTGTCGCGGGGCTTTTCCTGGTGGTGCGCTCGGGGCAGTGGTGGCTGCTCGCGGTTGGTGTGGCTTGCATCCTCGCGGCATGGTTTTACACCGGCGGTAATCGTCCGTACGGCTATGCGGGCCTCGGGGAAGTGTTCGTGTTTATCTTCTTCGGGCTGGTGGCGACCGCAGGTACGGCGTACGTCATGCTCGGCTTTGTGCCCGCCGATACCTGGGTGGTCGCCGTGGCATCGGGGCTGTTTGCCTGCGCCGTGCTGATGGTGAATAACATCCGCGATATTGAGCAGGACAAGCTCTCGGGCAAGCGCACCCTCGCGAGCATGATCGGCTATCGCGCCAGCCGCATCCTCTTCGCAATCTTCGCGCTACTTCCGTTTGCGGTGACCTTCCTTTTCCTGCTGCTGTATCCGCTCGCTGGGTTCGCGTTCTTCGCGCTGCTGCTGGTGGTACCGGCGGTCATCATCACCGCCACGAGTATGCGACCGCGCGACCTCATCCTCGCCCTGAAACTCACATCGATTGGATCGCTCGTGTGGGCGCTATTGTTGAGCGCCGCATTGGTGGTGCCGATCATCGTCGCGTTGAATGCGCCGTTGCCGGAGATTCCCGCGCCGTAGTGCGGTGAGGTTAGTTGCGGGGCTCTTCCCACCGCACCTCGCCGTCGACGATCGTGGTCGTCGGTGCTAGGCCGATAGCGAAGGCGATCCGCTTGGATGCGGTGTGCTCGGGATGAATGTGCGCTATCAGGTGGGTCATGCCGTCCGCCCGTAAGTTGTTGGCCAGGCACTGTGCCGCGGCGCGTGCGTAACCTCGGCCTTGCCAAGGGCGTCCGATAACCCAGGCGATCTCGACCGGGCCGCCGGCTAAGGGGACTGTCGCCTGCACATAGCCAACCGGCTCGCCGTCTACCTCGACGATCTGATTGACCCAGCGCTCGGAGCCGTCTGGTGACTGGCCCCGGGCTTGGTTACGGTAGCGCCGTTCCAGCTCGGGCAACGTTGGTGGCTCGCCACCGGTAAAGGTGTAGAGCGCGGGGTCGGCGAGCACGTTAACCATCACGGTGGCGTCCTCGACCGTGAGCGGGCGCAGAGTTAGTTTCGTCACCGTGTCTCAGCTAAGCGGTATGGGAAGGTAGACCTTGAGGTCGCCCTGGCTAGTCGTCGCGACCGGCGCTTGTGTCGCGCTCAGCCGCATCCAATAGCGCGTCCTCTTCGCGGTCGGCGCGCGTGCGGGTGTCTGCTGCGTGCTCGCGGTGCTCCTGAATGGATGCGCCGATCGACAGGCGTGCATTGCGTAGGAAAATCATCGATACCAGCAAACCAACAATGGTCGCCACGATCAGTGCCGCAAGCCATGCCCACTGCCACGGCTGTAACGCGAAGTACAGCGCCGCGAACACCACTGCGAACGCGGCGAGCCGCACGACGGTGTACAACACCCAGGCGCGACCGGTCGGCATCCGCTCTACCGTCGGTGTCTGCTCGGTGGATGTGGTCGTTTCGTCAGCGCGGTCGTTCGCCGCTTCATGCTCGCTGGAGGAAGTCACCTGATCAGTGTAAGCCGGTGGCCCGGTTGTCGGCGGGTGGGGATGCGCTGTCTCGCCGTCAGGGAGCGGTCGGGATGCTCGCGGTTAGAATCGTAGGCATGGCTCGCGGCATCATCCTTGGCATTGTGATCATCGTCATTCTGTCGGTGTTCGCAGTGGTTGATTGCGCGATGACGGATGCGCGTCGGACCAAGGTGATGCAAAAACCGATCTGGCTGGTGGTCATCCTGCTGCTGCCGGTGATCGGGCCGCTGCTGTGGCTCTTGCTCGGGAAAGTTGGGGCTAATCAGACCCAACAGACCGTACCGCAAGCGCATCCCGATAACGTCAGCGACCGCGAATCGAGCCACGATGCACGCATCCGCGAACTCGAAGAAGAGATGCGCAAACTGGACGAGGAGATCGAACAGGCGCGCCTACAGAGCATGGGACAGCATCCTTCGAGTGCAAAGCCGGAAGCTACCGACAGCCCTGCCGTGCGCGACAAGCAAGAGGGTAGTGCAGGGAACACTGACGAAACACCCGACGAAAATACGCCCGAGCAGGGCCCGCGTCCATGAGTGAGTCGCCCTCGCTCGACGCGGCAATCGAGCTGCTGGTCGCCGCGGTATCCGGTGGTGTGCGGGATATTGTGGTGTGCCCCGGTTCGCGATCACAGGCGCTCGCGCTCGTGGCTGCCGAACTCGAGCGGATCGAGGTCGCGCGCGTGCATGTGCGCATCGACGAGCGTTCTGCCGCTTTTTTGGCGCTCGGCCTGGTGCGCGAAACCGGACGTCCGGTGCCGGTGATCACCACATCCGGAACCGCCGTTGCCAACCTGCATCCCGCCATGCTCGAAGCGCATCACAGCGGGCTGCCGCTGATCGCCCTAACCGCAGACCGGCCCGCCGAAGCCGTCGCTGCGGGCGCGAATCAAACCACCGAACAAGTTGGGATCTTCGGGCCGCTTATTCAGACGACTCCCTTGGCGGCGCCCGATGATGACCCGGTGCATTTGATGTGGGCGCGGTCAGCCGGCCAGCGATTGGCGGAGGCGACGCATGCCTGGCATGTGAATGTTGCCTATCGCGAACCGCTGTCCACCACGGTGCCGGATCTACGATCGCGATTTGCGGATGCGGGTAGTGAGCCTGAGGGAGATACGGA encodes:
- a CDS encoding GNAT family N-acetyltransferase; translation: MTKLTLRPLTVEDATVMVNVLADPALYTFTGGEPPTLPELERRYRNQARGQSPDGSERWVNQIVEVDGEPVGYVQATVPLAGGPVEIAWVIGRPWQGRGYARAAAQCLANNLRADGMTHLIAHIHPEHTASKRIAFAIGLAPTTTIVDGEVRWEEPRN
- a CDS encoding PLD nuclease N-terminal domain-containing protein, which codes for MARGIILGIVIIVILSVFAVVDCAMTDARRTKVMQKPIWLVVILLLPVIGPLLWLLLGKVGANQTQQTVPQAHPDNVSDRESSHDARIRELEEEMRKLDEEIEQARLQSMGQHPSSAKPEATDSPAVRDKQEGSAGNTDETPDENTPEQGPRP
- a CDS encoding cytochrome c biogenesis protein ResB encodes the protein MLRSLWSGLTSMRTAIILLLLLAVAAVPGSLFPQRSSDPNGVTQYFDKNPDVAPMFDSWGMFDVYTSWWFSAIYLLLFISLIGCIVPRTVKHARAIRGRPPRTPVRLGRFDDYETIRLDERWRADAPQIIERAQQLLKQRRYRVERYDRESSWSVSAERGYLRETGNLVFHAAMLGIIVAVGVFSGFNWHGQRVLVEGQTYVNGLVSYSSFTPGRFFAPDQIPPFSLRLNDLDVTYETENPNAVGIATDYTANVTVTHPDGNTHEDTVRVNHPLRAEGIDTYLLANGYAPTVTVRDAQGREVFRDHVVFIPQDQNLTSTGVIKVPDGLDKQVGLLGFFYPTAHRLDSGALTSSNQSLNDPVLTLNVYAGDLGLDAGVPTSVYQLDTEHLTQLAGRGTDVPAIELRPGETAELPNGMGTISMDEVVPRYASFDVHRDYTRTPVAIFAGLMIAGLLVALLVPRRRLWVKVTERGEDGLLIEIAGLARGEDPQLQRAVAGLTSAITSELLSWKESSGSPEPSTNLEP
- a CDS encoding o-succinylbenzoate synthase, with protein sequence MTTRESPSSRNAPLPDCAEVLARAHVVSIPLTTRFRGVSTREALLIEGTQAWSEFSPFLEYETAESAAWLAGALEYAFDPTLPRHTSGTVAVNATIPAVDADAVPQLASRFSGCRTVKVKVAERGQTLREDIERLLAVKDAFDEPIVRIDANGGWTVPEADAALREITAAGIQLEYAEQPVRTLPELTQLRSRVHPLGIHIAADESIRKASDPLAVARAGAADHAVVKVQPLGGVRSALRVVAESGMTATVSSALETSVGLVAGAGLAAELATRGEPFAAGLGTLALFADDVCAAPRRPVNGSISLAPAVPDAGKLRALAASDNRRDWWFDRLRDCYEHLVGSPRLRA
- a CDS encoding cytochrome c biogenesis protein CcdA; protein product: MNPGEIVYSGQLLVALPLAVLAGFVSFASPCVLPVIPGYLGLLGAVSDQAPSAQPTASATEPPKRSGRVGLGAVLFVLGFSVIYVLTGAAFGQLGLWFLRYQHVITPILGAVVIAMGLIFIGVSGPWQRTIKLSKTPTGLVGAPLLGAIFALGWAPCLGPTLVAIQSLSFDGASAARGALLAFAYCLGLGLPFVLAAVFWDRATRWIGWLKRHLRTINLIGGGMLIVIGVLMVTGVWQHFISMVGSWLPGYVAPL
- the ccsB gene encoding c-type cytochrome biogenesis protein CcsB; its protein translation is MIETLSNWSNTLMFAAIVVYATAFVLFTFDISLRGASRTAAAQVTSAAGATARKRELVGAAAGGGVVAAEPEHESVADFGITSSIQGSDRGVFATRPKGEVVGKPASADRQHRDVHATKLLPFAMAATSAAFVLHLAATILHGIAAGRVPWSNMYEFSMTATLIVTAVFLGAQLWQDLRFLGAFVTGLVTLSLGIASLGFYVEIVPLQPALQSWWLVVHVFVASLSTGLLALGCGLSILQLLQQRRQTRMRAGAASAGPLTALPGAERLEDLAFRINVMGFIFWTFTLVAGSIWAEAAWGRYWGWDTKEVWTLIIWIVYAGYLHARATHGWRGSPSAWLSIIGFGTVLFNFGIVNVFFKGLHAYSGL
- a CDS encoding 1,4-dihydroxy-2-naphthoyl-CoA synthase — protein: MGENTNTISDGFDPDRWVAVPEFEFTDITYHLDTTGRIARIAIDRPEVRNAFRPHTVDELLTAFESVRTNSAVGAVLFTGNGPSPKGGGHAFCSGGDQRIRGRDGYRYASGDNAETVDKARAGRLHILELQRLIRFMPKVVIATVNGWAAGGGHSLYVVCDLAIASRQHAKFKQTDANVGSFDAGYGSAYFAKQVGQKNAREVFFLAEEYDAQRAYEMGAINRVVDHDQLEAEAIKMAETILTKSPTAIRMLKYAMNAVDDGLVGQQIFAGEATRLAYMTDEAVEGRDSFLQKRDADWSSFPWYF
- a CDS encoding AMP-binding protein, with the protein product MTARTLRAIAARDLERELPAALADRGPALLPVPETVTPHDHPCHGMTVPERTALVIETSGSMAKPKRVMLSADALLAGAAATAEHFGVANGEQCQWLLALPEHYIAGAQVTVRALAAGSSPIRYTGERFDAEAFCQDAGRMRAANRFVSLVPAQLDTLLTASDTDRLDAVMRAFTAILVGGQAIPSALRAAAAERNWPLVATYGASETAGGIAYDAKPLPGVRVRAVDGELQIASPTLADGYLADAVRTADRFITECGVRWYRTGDAGRVNPDGTISVHGRLDNVVISGGVKVNLDEVERAVADAAQCEVVAVAVEDARWGQRVGILARVAADGDLPRRVETPQPVRIALAPFGPAALPVVWAEHDTIPRLASGKPDRTRIRNLVARIHNTAGECATDTAPA
- a CDS encoding 1,4-dihydroxy-2-naphthoate polyprenyltransferase, with product MSSSKQRRNPSQQPKRHRASAQPQRTATVGDWVEGARLRTLPLAVVPVVLGFATATTVTPGEYHWVRALAALVVALCLQIGVNFANDYSDGVRGTDDVRVGPARLTGSGLAKPSTVRNVAFAFFALAAVAGLFLVVRSGQWWLLAVGVACILAAWFYTGGNRPYGYAGLGEVFVFIFFGLVATAGTAYVMLGFVPADTWVVAVASGLFACAVLMVNNIRDIEQDKLSGKRTLASMIGYRASRILFAIFALLPFAVTFLFLLLYPLAGFAFFALLLVVPAVIITATSMRPRDLILALKLTSIGSLVWALLLSAALVVPIIVALNAPLPEIPAP
- a CDS encoding DUF4229 domain-containing protein; this translates as MTSSSEHEAANDRADETTTSTEQTPTVERMPTGRAWVLYTVVRLAAFAVVFAALYFALQPWQWAWLAALIVATIVGLLVSMIFLRNARLSIGASIQEHREHAADTRTRADREEDALLDAAERDTSAGRDD